The Ananas comosus cultivar F153 linkage group 2, ASM154086v1, whole genome shotgun sequence genome contains a region encoding:
- the LOC109723737 gene encoding GPI ethanolamine phosphate transferase 2 isoform X4 gives MVIDGLPAEFVLGRGNKPPTKNMMEAMPYTHSLLSSGKAAAYHAKAAPPTVTMPRLKAMVSGAIGGFLDVAFNFNTQAMLEDNLLEQFYRIGWKLVIHGDETWIKLFPRLFHRQDGVSSFYVKDTVEVDFNVSRHLEAEFASTDWNFLILHYLGLDHVGHIGGRQSILMAPKLKEMDDVIKRIHMNSILDQENSDSHTLLVVVSDHGMTDGGNHGGSSYEETDSLALFIGHGVEESNYSPYDHNEAFQVDIAPTLALLFGVPIPKNNIGVLLTKLFDSLTDDQRLRSLELNSWQLLRLLKAHLPGLHCGESSCYSCEKGLETNVPTSEAKQRLCYLFSKAISAHNSWQFRQHSDFISADINYFQVAAESYNDFLRNASEWLSHRATDKPVNVLMSAIIMMLVSSVLLMGIVFCLFRRVHFAQVGCCSQLEDPYKILHLDEVFVFIVIFLHVLSLGASSLVEEEQYTWHFLTSTLYLIFLSRTIESLLKRPNSVTLQNKDDKTVLPHSSPTDARNNSGHKFTKFRPSKINNHGTCRLFSVVVVLICGRLLRGWHQGGVNWIYLPDISKLLVHAGTSTIKVCQILSLFAIIILGSHAIFKLKSTTNFVYGVWSSLLLSAFLVMLHTMENHIYDLEPMNLSTTSIAQVFYVVASTSAVLTFLASPWIFPVYSMEKQMVYQVRSNSCSTKQRDSFLLSIRETTYLIGTTYTAFWCLLQLLIQQPINAIPILLIYLQILFSIIYFSADRSFHRQWVEVAAIYFLGLAGHFGLGNTNSLATIDVAGAFIGISSHSAVLSGILMFVITYASPSLSYLSMVMYIDMKDITFISSTHEYEWSIFLEKMIALPCLLPLLFNSLVLTSFTIILLLMRNHLFVWSVFSPKYLYVCAATVCVYIGVFIVAATGLYTYSVFCFRTRNPQEKCPQVLRDNVISHSQTNVISQ, from the exons ATG GTTATTGACGGACTACCTGCCGAGTTTGTGCTGGGAAGAGGTAACAAGCCTCCAACTAAGAATATGATGGAGGCTATGCCGTATACCCACTCTTTATTGTCGAGCGGCAAGGCAGCAGCTTATCATGCAAAAGCTGCACCTCCCACTGTTACCATGCCTAGGCTAAAA GCTATGGTTTCTGGTGCAATTGGAGGTTTTCTGGACGTAgcatttaattttaatactcAGGCCATGTTAGAGGACAATCTTCTTG AACAGTTTTATCGTATTGGTTGGAAATTAGTGATCCATGGGGATGAGACATGGATTAAATTGTTTCCAAGATTATTTCACAGACAAGATGGAGTTAGCAGTTTTTAT GTCAAGGACACAGTGGAGGTTGATTTCAATGTTTCTCGTCATCTAGAGGCTGAGTTTGCTTCTACCGACTGGAACTTCCTG ATTCTTCATTATCTTGGCTTAGATCATGTTGGACATATTGGTGGGCGTCAAAG TATTTTGATGGCTCCAAAGCTGAAGGAGATGGACGATGTTATCAAGAGGATTCATATGAACAGCATTTTGGATCAGGAGAATTCTGATAGTCACACACTTTTG GTTGTAGTTAGTGATCATGGCATGACAGATGGTGGTAATCATGGTGGATCCTCCTATGAGGAAACCGATTCCCTAGCTCTCTTTATAGGCCATGGTGTTGAGGAATCAAATTATTCTCCCTACGACCATAATGAAGCCTTTCAA GTAGACATTGCTCCAACTTTAGCTCTTCTCTTTGGCGTACCAATTCCCAAGAACAATATAGGAGTCTTGCTCACAAAGCTCTTTGATTCCTTGACAG ATGATCAAAGGCTCCGATCCTTAGAGCTTAATTCCTGGCAACTACTGAGATTACTGAAAGCACATTTACCTGGTTTACATTGTGGAGAATCCAGTTGTTACAGTTGTGAAAAAGGTTTGGAAACCAATGTACCTACTAGCGAAGCTAAACAAAGGCTGTGctatttattttctaaagcTATATCTGCTCATAACTCTTGGCAATTTCGTCAGCATTCCGACTTCAT ATCTGCCGACATAAACTACTTCCAGGTTGCTGCTGAATCTTATAATGATTTTCTAAGAAATGCGAGCGAGTGGTTGTCTCACAGAGCCACGGAT AAACCTGTAAATGTACTTATGTCTGCAATTATCATGATGCTCGTTTCGTCTGTTCTTCTCATGGGCATTGTATTCTGCTTGTTTAGAAGAGTGCATTTTGCTCAAGTTGGATGTTGTTCTCAGCTGGAGGATCCTTATAAgattttgcatttggatgaagtTTTTGTCTTTATTGTAATCTTTCTCCATGTGCTCAGTCTTGGTGCAAGCTCCTTGGTAGAGGAAGAGCAATACACATGGCATTTTCTGACGTCTACCCTGTATCTGATTTTTCTTTCCAGAACAATCGAGTCTCTACTCAAAAGACCAAACTCAGTGACACTACAGAATAAAGATGATAAGACTGTTCTCCCTCATTCTTCACCAACAGATGCACGCAATAATTCTGGCCACAAGTTCACCAAATTCAGGCCATCCAAAATCAATAATCATGGCACTTGTCGGTTATTCTCTGTCGTTGTTGTTCTCATATGTGGAAGACTTTTAAGAGGTTGGCACCAAGGTGGTGTCAATTGGATTTATCTCCCTGATATTTCCAAGTTACTTGTCCATGCTGGAACTTCTACTATAAAAGTTTGTCAGATTTTATCGCTGTTTGCGATTATAATCCTTGGTTCACATGcaattttcaaattgaaatcGACAACAAATTTTGTTTATGGAGTATGGTCGAGCCTACTTCTATCAGCATTTCTGGTCATGCTACATACCATGGAGAATCATATCTATGATTTGGAGCCAATGAATCTCAGCACTACATCAATTGCTCAAGTTTTTTATGTTGTTGCCAGTACTTCAGCAGTTCTAACGTTTTTGGCATCACCATGGATTTTTCCTGTTTATTCTATGGAAAAGCAAATGGTGTACCAAGTTCGCTCTAACTCTTGTTCTACCAAACAACGTGATTCCTTTTTGCTTAGTATTCGTGAAACTACTTATCTGATTGGAACAACATATACTGCTTTCTGGTGTCTTCTACAGCTGCTGATACAACAACCGATAAATGCCATTCCCATTTTATTGATTTACTTGCAGATCCTCTTCAGTATCATCTATTTTTCAGCTGACAGATCATTCCATAGGCAGTGGGTTGAG GTTGCTGCCATATACTTCTTAGGGCTGGCTGGTCATTTTGGTCTTGGGAACACTAATAGCCTTGCTACTATTGATGTTGCGGGAGCATTCATA GGTATCTCAAGTCACTCTGCAGTACTTTCTGGCATATTGATGTTTGTTATTACCTATGCGTCACCTTCATTATCCTATCTCAGCATGGTGATGTACATAGATATGAAGGATATTACTTTTATCTCATCTACACACGAGTATGAATGGAGCATTTTTCTAGAAAAGATGATTGCATTGCCTTGCTTGCTCCCGTTGCTATTCAACTCACTTGTGTTGACTTCATTCACCATAATATTGTTGCTCATGAGGAATCATTTGTTCGTTTGGAGTGTATTTTCACCCAA GTATCTGTATGTTTGTGCTGCAACAGTGTGCGTGTACATTGGGGTGTTTATTGTAGCTGCAACGGGACTTTATACATACAGTGTTTTTTGCTTTAGAACAAGAAACCCTCAGGAGAAATGCCCGCAAGTGTTACGAGATAACGTGATATCTCATTCTCAGACGAATGTTATTTCTCAGTAA
- the LOC109723737 gene encoding GPI ethanolamine phosphate transferase 2 isoform X5 encodes MMEAMPYTHSLLSSGKAAAYHAKAAPPTVTMPRLKAMVSGAIGGFLDVAFNFNTQAMLEDNLLEQFYRIGWKLVIHGDETWIKLFPRLFHRQDGVSSFYVKDTVEVDFNVSRHLEAEFASTDWNFLILHYLGLDHVGHIGGRQSILMAPKLKEMDDVIKRIHMNSILDQENSDSHTLLVVVSDHGMTDGGNHGGSSYEETDSLALFIGHGVEESNYSPYDHNEAFQVDIAPTLALLFGVPIPKNNIGVLLTKLFDSLTDDQRLRSLELNSWQLLRLLKAHLPGLHCGESSCYSCEKGLETNVPTSEAKQRLCYLFSKAISAHNSWQFRQHSDFISADINYFQVAAESYNDFLRNASEWLSHRATDKPVNVLMSAIIMMLVSSVLLMGIVFCLFRRVHFAQVGCCSQLEDPYKILHLDEVFVFIVIFLHVLSLGASSLVEEEQYTWHFLTSTLYLIFLSRTIESLLKRPNSVTLQNKDDKTVLPHSSPTDARNNSGHKFTKFRPSKINNHGTCRLFSVVVVLICGRLLRGWHQGGVNWIYLPDISKLLVHAGTSTIKVCQILSLFAIIILGSHAIFKLKSTTNFVYGVWSSLLLSAFLVMLHTMENHIYDLEPMNLSTTSIAQVFYVVASTSAVLTFLASPWIFPVYSMEKQMVYQVRSNSCSTKQRDSFLLSIRETTYLIGTTYTAFWCLLQLLIQQPINAIPILLIYLQILFSIIYFSADRSFHRQWVEVAAIYFLGLAGHFGLGNTNSLATIDVAGAFIGISSHSAVLSGILMFVITYASPSLSYLSMVMYIDMKDITFISSTHEYEWSIFLEKMIALPCLLPLLFNSLVLTSFTIILLLMRNHLFVWSVFSPKYLYVCAATVCVYIGVFIVAATGLYTYSVFCFRTRNPQEKCPQVLRDNVISHSQTNVISQ; translated from the exons ATGATGGAGGCTATGCCGTATACCCACTCTTTATTGTCGAGCGGCAAGGCAGCAGCTTATCATGCAAAAGCTGCACCTCCCACTGTTACCATGCCTAGGCTAAAA GCTATGGTTTCTGGTGCAATTGGAGGTTTTCTGGACGTAgcatttaattttaatactcAGGCCATGTTAGAGGACAATCTTCTTG AACAGTTTTATCGTATTGGTTGGAAATTAGTGATCCATGGGGATGAGACATGGATTAAATTGTTTCCAAGATTATTTCACAGACAAGATGGAGTTAGCAGTTTTTAT GTCAAGGACACAGTGGAGGTTGATTTCAATGTTTCTCGTCATCTAGAGGCTGAGTTTGCTTCTACCGACTGGAACTTCCTG ATTCTTCATTATCTTGGCTTAGATCATGTTGGACATATTGGTGGGCGTCAAAG TATTTTGATGGCTCCAAAGCTGAAGGAGATGGACGATGTTATCAAGAGGATTCATATGAACAGCATTTTGGATCAGGAGAATTCTGATAGTCACACACTTTTG GTTGTAGTTAGTGATCATGGCATGACAGATGGTGGTAATCATGGTGGATCCTCCTATGAGGAAACCGATTCCCTAGCTCTCTTTATAGGCCATGGTGTTGAGGAATCAAATTATTCTCCCTACGACCATAATGAAGCCTTTCAA GTAGACATTGCTCCAACTTTAGCTCTTCTCTTTGGCGTACCAATTCCCAAGAACAATATAGGAGTCTTGCTCACAAAGCTCTTTGATTCCTTGACAG ATGATCAAAGGCTCCGATCCTTAGAGCTTAATTCCTGGCAACTACTGAGATTACTGAAAGCACATTTACCTGGTTTACATTGTGGAGAATCCAGTTGTTACAGTTGTGAAAAAGGTTTGGAAACCAATGTACCTACTAGCGAAGCTAAACAAAGGCTGTGctatttattttctaaagcTATATCTGCTCATAACTCTTGGCAATTTCGTCAGCATTCCGACTTCAT ATCTGCCGACATAAACTACTTCCAGGTTGCTGCTGAATCTTATAATGATTTTCTAAGAAATGCGAGCGAGTGGTTGTCTCACAGAGCCACGGAT AAACCTGTAAATGTACTTATGTCTGCAATTATCATGATGCTCGTTTCGTCTGTTCTTCTCATGGGCATTGTATTCTGCTTGTTTAGAAGAGTGCATTTTGCTCAAGTTGGATGTTGTTCTCAGCTGGAGGATCCTTATAAgattttgcatttggatgaagtTTTTGTCTTTATTGTAATCTTTCTCCATGTGCTCAGTCTTGGTGCAAGCTCCTTGGTAGAGGAAGAGCAATACACATGGCATTTTCTGACGTCTACCCTGTATCTGATTTTTCTTTCCAGAACAATCGAGTCTCTACTCAAAAGACCAAACTCAGTGACACTACAGAATAAAGATGATAAGACTGTTCTCCCTCATTCTTCACCAACAGATGCACGCAATAATTCTGGCCACAAGTTCACCAAATTCAGGCCATCCAAAATCAATAATCATGGCACTTGTCGGTTATTCTCTGTCGTTGTTGTTCTCATATGTGGAAGACTTTTAAGAGGTTGGCACCAAGGTGGTGTCAATTGGATTTATCTCCCTGATATTTCCAAGTTACTTGTCCATGCTGGAACTTCTACTATAAAAGTTTGTCAGATTTTATCGCTGTTTGCGATTATAATCCTTGGTTCACATGcaattttcaaattgaaatcGACAACAAATTTTGTTTATGGAGTATGGTCGAGCCTACTTCTATCAGCATTTCTGGTCATGCTACATACCATGGAGAATCATATCTATGATTTGGAGCCAATGAATCTCAGCACTACATCAATTGCTCAAGTTTTTTATGTTGTTGCCAGTACTTCAGCAGTTCTAACGTTTTTGGCATCACCATGGATTTTTCCTGTTTATTCTATGGAAAAGCAAATGGTGTACCAAGTTCGCTCTAACTCTTGTTCTACCAAACAACGTGATTCCTTTTTGCTTAGTATTCGTGAAACTACTTATCTGATTGGAACAACATATACTGCTTTCTGGTGTCTTCTACAGCTGCTGATACAACAACCGATAAATGCCATTCCCATTTTATTGATTTACTTGCAGATCCTCTTCAGTATCATCTATTTTTCAGCTGACAGATCATTCCATAGGCAGTGGGTTGAG GTTGCTGCCATATACTTCTTAGGGCTGGCTGGTCATTTTGGTCTTGGGAACACTAATAGCCTTGCTACTATTGATGTTGCGGGAGCATTCATA GGTATCTCAAGTCACTCTGCAGTACTTTCTGGCATATTGATGTTTGTTATTACCTATGCGTCACCTTCATTATCCTATCTCAGCATGGTGATGTACATAGATATGAAGGATATTACTTTTATCTCATCTACACACGAGTATGAATGGAGCATTTTTCTAGAAAAGATGATTGCATTGCCTTGCTTGCTCCCGTTGCTATTCAACTCACTTGTGTTGACTTCATTCACCATAATATTGTTGCTCATGAGGAATCATTTGTTCGTTTGGAGTGTATTTTCACCCAA GTATCTGTATGTTTGTGCTGCAACAGTGTGCGTGTACATTGGGGTGTTTATTGTAGCTGCAACGGGACTTTATACATACAGTGTTTTTTGCTTTAGAACAAGAAACCCTCAGGAGAAATGCCCGCAAGTGTTACGAGATAACGTGATATCTCATTCTCAGACGAATGTTATTTCTCAGTAA
- the LOC109723737 gene encoding GPI ethanolamine phosphate transferase 2 isoform X6 — MLGCLMISVKDTVEVDFNVSRHLEAEFASTDWNFLILHYLGLDHVGHIGGRQSILMAPKLKEMDDVIKRIHMNSILDQENSDSHTLLVVVSDHGMTDGGNHGGSSYEETDSLALFIGHGVEESNYSPYDHNEAFQVDIAPTLALLFGVPIPKNNIGVLLTKLFDSLTDDQRLRSLELNSWQLLRLLKAHLPGLHCGESSCYSCEKGLETNVPTSEAKQRLCYLFSKAISAHNSWQFRQHSDFISADINYFQVAAESYNDFLRNASEWLSHRATDKPVNVLMSAIIMMLVSSVLLMGIVFCLFRRVHFAQVGCCSQLEDPYKILHLDEVFVFIVIFLHVLSLGASSLVEEEQYTWHFLTSTLYLIFLSRTIESLLKRPNSVTLQNKDDKTVLPHSSPTDARNNSGHKFTKFRPSKINNHGTCRLFSVVVVLICGRLLRGWHQGGVNWIYLPDISKLLVHAGTSTIKVCQILSLFAIIILGSHAIFKLKSTTNFVYGVWSSLLLSAFLVMLHTMENHIYDLEPMNLSTTSIAQVFYVVASTSAVLTFLASPWIFPVYSMEKQMVYQVRSNSCSTKQRDSFLLSIRETTYLIGTTYTAFWCLLQLLIQQPINAIPILLIYLQILFSIIYFSADRSFHRQWVEVAAIYFLGLAGHFGLGNTNSLATIDVAGAFIGISSHSAVLSGILMFVITYASPSLSYLSMVMYIDMKDITFISSTHEYEWSIFLEKMIALPCLLPLLFNSLVLTSFTIILLLMRNHLFVWSVFSPKYLYVCAATVCVYIGVFIVAATGLYTYSVFCFRTRNPQEKCPQVLRDNVISHSQTNVISQ, encoded by the exons ATGCTTGGATGTTTGATGATCAGT GTCAAGGACACAGTGGAGGTTGATTTCAATGTTTCTCGTCATCTAGAGGCTGAGTTTGCTTCTACCGACTGGAACTTCCTG ATTCTTCATTATCTTGGCTTAGATCATGTTGGACATATTGGTGGGCGTCAAAG TATTTTGATGGCTCCAAAGCTGAAGGAGATGGACGATGTTATCAAGAGGATTCATATGAACAGCATTTTGGATCAGGAGAATTCTGATAGTCACACACTTTTG GTTGTAGTTAGTGATCATGGCATGACAGATGGTGGTAATCATGGTGGATCCTCCTATGAGGAAACCGATTCCCTAGCTCTCTTTATAGGCCATGGTGTTGAGGAATCAAATTATTCTCCCTACGACCATAATGAAGCCTTTCAA GTAGACATTGCTCCAACTTTAGCTCTTCTCTTTGGCGTACCAATTCCCAAGAACAATATAGGAGTCTTGCTCACAAAGCTCTTTGATTCCTTGACAG ATGATCAAAGGCTCCGATCCTTAGAGCTTAATTCCTGGCAACTACTGAGATTACTGAAAGCACATTTACCTGGTTTACATTGTGGAGAATCCAGTTGTTACAGTTGTGAAAAAGGTTTGGAAACCAATGTACCTACTAGCGAAGCTAAACAAAGGCTGTGctatttattttctaaagcTATATCTGCTCATAACTCTTGGCAATTTCGTCAGCATTCCGACTTCAT ATCTGCCGACATAAACTACTTCCAGGTTGCTGCTGAATCTTATAATGATTTTCTAAGAAATGCGAGCGAGTGGTTGTCTCACAGAGCCACGGAT AAACCTGTAAATGTACTTATGTCTGCAATTATCATGATGCTCGTTTCGTCTGTTCTTCTCATGGGCATTGTATTCTGCTTGTTTAGAAGAGTGCATTTTGCTCAAGTTGGATGTTGTTCTCAGCTGGAGGATCCTTATAAgattttgcatttggatgaagtTTTTGTCTTTATTGTAATCTTTCTCCATGTGCTCAGTCTTGGTGCAAGCTCCTTGGTAGAGGAAGAGCAATACACATGGCATTTTCTGACGTCTACCCTGTATCTGATTTTTCTTTCCAGAACAATCGAGTCTCTACTCAAAAGACCAAACTCAGTGACACTACAGAATAAAGATGATAAGACTGTTCTCCCTCATTCTTCACCAACAGATGCACGCAATAATTCTGGCCACAAGTTCACCAAATTCAGGCCATCCAAAATCAATAATCATGGCACTTGTCGGTTATTCTCTGTCGTTGTTGTTCTCATATGTGGAAGACTTTTAAGAGGTTGGCACCAAGGTGGTGTCAATTGGATTTATCTCCCTGATATTTCCAAGTTACTTGTCCATGCTGGAACTTCTACTATAAAAGTTTGTCAGATTTTATCGCTGTTTGCGATTATAATCCTTGGTTCACATGcaattttcaaattgaaatcGACAACAAATTTTGTTTATGGAGTATGGTCGAGCCTACTTCTATCAGCATTTCTGGTCATGCTACATACCATGGAGAATCATATCTATGATTTGGAGCCAATGAATCTCAGCACTACATCAATTGCTCAAGTTTTTTATGTTGTTGCCAGTACTTCAGCAGTTCTAACGTTTTTGGCATCACCATGGATTTTTCCTGTTTATTCTATGGAAAAGCAAATGGTGTACCAAGTTCGCTCTAACTCTTGTTCTACCAAACAACGTGATTCCTTTTTGCTTAGTATTCGTGAAACTACTTATCTGATTGGAACAACATATACTGCTTTCTGGTGTCTTCTACAGCTGCTGATACAACAACCGATAAATGCCATTCCCATTTTATTGATTTACTTGCAGATCCTCTTCAGTATCATCTATTTTTCAGCTGACAGATCATTCCATAGGCAGTGGGTTGAG GTTGCTGCCATATACTTCTTAGGGCTGGCTGGTCATTTTGGTCTTGGGAACACTAATAGCCTTGCTACTATTGATGTTGCGGGAGCATTCATA GGTATCTCAAGTCACTCTGCAGTACTTTCTGGCATATTGATGTTTGTTATTACCTATGCGTCACCTTCATTATCCTATCTCAGCATGGTGATGTACATAGATATGAAGGATATTACTTTTATCTCATCTACACACGAGTATGAATGGAGCATTTTTCTAGAAAAGATGATTGCATTGCCTTGCTTGCTCCCGTTGCTATTCAACTCACTTGTGTTGACTTCATTCACCATAATATTGTTGCTCATGAGGAATCATTTGTTCGTTTGGAGTGTATTTTCACCCAA GTATCTGTATGTTTGTGCTGCAACAGTGTGCGTGTACATTGGGGTGTTTATTGTAGCTGCAACGGGACTTTATACATACAGTGTTTTTTGCTTTAGAACAAGAAACCCTCAGGAGAAATGCCCGCAAGTGTTACGAGATAACGTGATATCTCATTCTCAGACGAATGTTATTTCTCAGTAA